One part of the Rutidosis leptorrhynchoides isolate AG116_Rl617_1_P2 chromosome 1, CSIRO_AGI_Rlap_v1, whole genome shotgun sequence genome encodes these proteins:
- the LOC139901159 gene encoding uncharacterized protein — translation MTLFVSVWAQGAPCALAYGCNHTQGVSYSLAYGCIRLAPVARYSLRLPTQAQGRKKVRSFVQFCRPIIIVDGVHLKLGYLGTNLVDVAMDGNNGILPLADGIGEAHGISNVFPGAFHAFCARHLFMNVKGKSSKLKYFEWHYWKMVKAYHASDFQDHLSVFQRRLTATYKYLEDVGFHKFSRNRAEHVRYSYLTSNSVESINALSKHARKLPVCMLLEFLRASVQDWYFKHRNTSVSLTSTVTPYTERKIAKMTKKSRRWQAIPSTNNLIEVRNGRKNGMVNLEDIVCSCSQWKLSGIPCGHVIAAARCFEVEDVTCYVSC, via the exons ATGACTTTATTTGTTTCTGTTTGGGCGCAAGGTGCACCTTGCGCCCTTGCGTATGGTTGCAATCATACGCAAGGTGTATCTTACTCCCTTGCATATGGTTGCATCCGTCTGGCACCAGTCGCAAGGTATTCCTTACGCCTACCAACCCAGGCGCAAGGGCGCAAGAAA GTTCGATCATTTGTTCAATTTTGTCGTCCGATAATCATAGTCGATGGTGTGCATTTGAAGTTGGGGTATTTGGGGACTAATTTAGTTGATGTTGCAATGGATGGTAATAATGGAATTTTGCCACTGGCTgatggaattggtgaag CACATGGTATTTCAAATGTCTTTCCTGGAGCGTTTCATGCTTTTtgcgcacgtcatttgttcatgaaCGTCAAGGGAAAATCTAGCAAATTAAAGTATTTCGAATGGcactattggaaaatggttaaggcttacCATGCGTCGGATTTTCAGGATCATCTTAGTGTATTTCAAAGAAGATTGACAGCGACTTACAAATATCTAGAAGACGTTGGTTTTCACAAATTTTCCAGAAATAGAGCTgaacatgttaggtattcatatcttactagcaacagtgtagagtctatcaACGCACTTAGTAAACATGCTCGAAAACTACctgtttgcatgttattggaatttcTCCGCGCTTCGgtacaagattggtatttcaaacacCGCAACACATCGGTTAGTCTTACTTCCACGGTTACTCCATATACTGAACGTAAAATAGCTAAAATGACGAAAAAATCTAGAAGGTGGCaagcaattccatcgacaaacaatctaatagaaGTTCGTAATGGACGAAAAAATGGGATGGTTAATCTAGAAGATATAGTATGTTCATGTAGCCAGTGGAAATTATCGggcataccttgcggacatgtTATTGCAGCAGCACGATGCTTCGAAGTAGAGGATGTTACTTGTTATGTATCATGTTGA